In Nonomuraea muscovyensis, the following proteins share a genomic window:
- a CDS encoding ABC transporter permease has protein sequence MKAQPAARPVSTSRGRHRLGAFVFLAPGLTYLLVLVLVPLALVLSFTFFQRGRFGGVIYEFTTENFARLVDPLYLGVVGTSLKIAALATLIALVLGYPTAYLIAQLPRKWKTAALIAIVLPFWTNFIIRMYAWIILLNGPGLVNSGFELFGLGPYELLYNQGAIVVGLLYSYLPLMVLPLYAAIEKLDPQLREASANLGASGFTTFRRVTLPLTLPGVLTGSMFVFVPSFANFVIPEMLGGGKTLMVGNLIRNEFLKARDWPFGSTLAMALVAVLLLLLLAQAWAARRA, from the coding sequence GTGAAGGCACAACCCGCGGCCCGGCCGGTGTCCACCTCGCGAGGACGGCACCGGCTGGGCGCGTTCGTTTTCCTCGCACCCGGCCTGACGTACCTCCTCGTGCTGGTGCTGGTGCCGCTGGCCCTGGTGCTCAGCTTCACCTTCTTCCAGCGCGGGCGCTTCGGCGGGGTGATCTACGAATTCACCACCGAGAACTTCGCCCGCCTGGTCGACCCCCTCTACCTGGGGGTCGTCGGCACCTCCCTGAAGATCGCGGCGCTGGCCACGCTCATCGCCCTGGTGCTCGGCTACCCGACGGCCTACCTGATCGCGCAGTTGCCCCGGAAGTGGAAGACGGCCGCGCTGATCGCGATCGTGCTGCCGTTCTGGACGAACTTCATCATCCGGATGTACGCCTGGATCATCCTGCTCAACGGGCCGGGCCTGGTGAACTCCGGGTTCGAGTTGTTCGGCCTCGGCCCGTACGAGCTGCTCTACAACCAGGGCGCCATCGTCGTCGGGCTGCTCTACTCCTACCTGCCGCTGATGGTGCTGCCGCTGTACGCGGCGATCGAGAAGCTGGACCCGCAGCTGCGCGAGGCGTCAGCCAACCTGGGAGCCTCCGGGTTCACCACGTTCCGCCGGGTGACGCTGCCGCTCACCCTGCCGGGCGTGCTGACCGGGTCGATGTTCGTGTTCGTGCCGAGCTTCGCCAACTTCGTGATCCCCGAGATGCTGGGCGGCGGCAAGACCCTCATGGTGGGCAACCTGATCCGCAACGAGTTCCTCAAGGCCCGTGACTGGCCGTTCGGCTCGACGCTGGCGATGGCGCTCGTCGCGGTGCTCCTCCTGCTCCTCCTCGCGCAGGCGTGGGCGGCCCGCCGTGCGTAG
- a CDS encoding polyamine ABC transporter substrate-binding protein produces the protein MFRSRFTRRLPAVAAVAGLALAVAACGGGSTDSAETAPRATAEPLDPRADLTKQSISITVWDGYTPKELPEKVKEKLKVSDMNVTLHATNEEAMTKLTAGGESGIDVAFVSGQYAQALNEQGLLEPIHAELIPNLANLYPEATQLSYDKGNKYSVPYTWGTTGICYRTDLVKAKPTSWNDLLKPPAWAEKKVTMMTTERWLALPALKALGFSVNTDKDEEIAKVKELLVQQKPKLLQYDDTTFGDKLKSGEAVMVEAWDGWCPTTDEKKNIAFVVPKEGSDLWVDTMVIMKSSKNKEAAHSFINYILDPEIHSWAAENINYKVPNKAAMDKVQPPEGSLLDIKPAELLNGESIIDLGQGSLKYTRLSSEITAQ, from the coding sequence GTGTTCCGTTCCCGGTTCACCCGTCGTCTTCCGGCCGTCGCAGCGGTGGCCGGCCTCGCACTCGCCGTCGCGGCGTGCGGTGGTGGATCGACAGACAGTGCGGAGACGGCTCCGCGAGCAACGGCCGAGCCGCTCGACCCCCGAGCCGACCTGACGAAGCAGTCGATCAGCATCACGGTGTGGGACGGTTACACGCCGAAGGAGCTTCCCGAGAAGGTCAAGGAGAAGCTCAAGGTCTCCGACATGAACGTGACGCTGCACGCCACCAACGAGGAGGCGATGACCAAGCTCACCGCCGGCGGCGAGAGCGGCATCGACGTGGCGTTCGTGTCCGGCCAGTACGCCCAGGCGCTCAACGAGCAGGGCCTGCTGGAGCCCATCCACGCCGAGCTGATCCCCAACCTGGCCAACCTCTACCCCGAGGCGACCCAGCTGTCCTACGACAAGGGCAACAAGTACTCCGTTCCCTACACCTGGGGCACGACGGGCATCTGCTACCGCACCGACCTGGTCAAGGCCAAGCCGACGAGCTGGAACGACCTCCTCAAGCCGCCGGCCTGGGCCGAGAAGAAGGTCACCATGATGACCACCGAGCGCTGGCTGGCCCTGCCCGCGCTCAAGGCCCTCGGCTTCTCGGTCAACACCGACAAGGACGAGGAGATCGCCAAGGTCAAGGAGTTGCTGGTCCAGCAGAAGCCGAAGCTGCTCCAGTACGACGACACCACGTTCGGCGACAAGCTCAAGAGCGGCGAGGCCGTCATGGTCGAGGCGTGGGACGGCTGGTGCCCGACCACCGACGAGAAGAAGAACATCGCGTTCGTCGTGCCGAAGGAGGGCAGCGACCTCTGGGTGGACACCATGGTGATCATGAAGTCCTCCAAGAACAAGGAGGCCGCGCACTCCTTCATCAACTACATCCTCGACCCCGAGATCCACAGCTGGGCCGCCGAGAACATCAACTACAAGGTGCCCAACAAGGCCGCCATGGACAAGGTCCAGCCTCCCGAGGGCTCGCTGCTCGACATCAAGCCGGCCGAGCTGCTCAACGGTGAGTCGATCATCGACCTCGGCCAGGGGTCGCTCAAGTACACGCGCCTCTCCTCGGAGATCACGGCGCAGTAG
- a CDS encoding aminoglycoside phosphotransferase: MLLNRDSIWDRLVSLGENPLTERDRGASASLLAALGGEVPPPFAVRRFRPLPTFSHGGTARHPGGPVERDFGKHVDQTNYSVVVGDQVVVKWLTPPVPMPHPTPEVFAHLVEVGFEQTAPPYAALTRADASGETLLALVTGYLPQARDGWEWCVDEAEAGRTAFAADLGRLAAALHLALSTFPGGDGPAEGGYEAAGRAELALREALDLTDGADGAWLAGIAPALRRELEPLAAPIASPVIRIHGDLHVGQILRWRDGYAVIDFDGNPTVTGAEPYQPAARDVAQLATSLEHVAQVAVRRRGTPPRAAAHWARQAREALLAAYRGRLAEGGRPDLLDESLLRPFEIEQECRELIYAARHLPRWRYAPMGVLHTWYPEENP; encoded by the coding sequence ATGTTGTTGAATCGAGATTCAATATGGGACCGGCTGGTGTCGCTGGGTGAGAACCCTCTTACCGAGCGGGATCGCGGCGCGTCCGCCTCACTTCTCGCCGCGCTCGGCGGTGAGGTGCCGCCGCCGTTCGCCGTCCGCCGGTTTCGTCCGCTGCCCACCTTCTCGCACGGCGGCACTGCTCGCCACCCCGGGGGGCCCGTGGAGCGGGATTTCGGTAAGCATGTCGACCAGACGAACTACTCCGTCGTGGTGGGCGATCAGGTCGTCGTCAAGTGGCTGACGCCGCCGGTGCCGATGCCCCACCCCACGCCGGAGGTGTTCGCGCACCTCGTCGAGGTGGGCTTCGAGCAGACGGCGCCGCCGTACGCGGCCCTGACGCGGGCCGACGCGTCGGGCGAGACGCTGCTGGCCCTGGTGACGGGCTACCTGCCGCAGGCCCGGGACGGCTGGGAGTGGTGCGTGGACGAGGCCGAGGCGGGCCGGACCGCCTTCGCCGCCGACCTCGGCCGCCTGGCCGCCGCTCTGCACCTGGCGCTGTCCACCTTCCCCGGCGGTGACGGCCCCGCCGAGGGCGGTTACGAGGCGGCGGGCCGGGCCGAGCTGGCGCTGCGCGAGGCACTCGACCTGACCGACGGCGCCGACGGCGCGTGGCTGGCCGGCATCGCCCCCGCGCTCAGACGGGAGCTGGAGCCGCTGGCCGCGCCCATCGCGAGCCCTGTCATCCGCATCCACGGCGACCTGCACGTGGGCCAGATCCTGCGCTGGCGCGACGGCTACGCCGTGATCGACTTCGACGGCAACCCGACCGTCACCGGCGCGGAGCCGTACCAGCCGGCCGCCCGCGACGTCGCCCAGCTCGCCACGAGCCTGGAGCACGTGGCGCAGGTGGCCGTCAGGCGGCGCGGCACCCCGCCCCGCGCCGCCGCGCACTGGGCGCGGCAGGCCCGCGAGGCGCTGCTGGCCGCCTACCGCGGCCGCCTCGCCGAGGGCGGCAGGCCCGACCTGCTCGACGAGTCGCTGCTCCGCCCGTTCGAGATCGAGCAGGAGTGCCGGGAGCTCATCTACGCCGCCCGCCACCTGCCCCGCTGGCGCTACGCCCCGATGGGCGTGCTGCACACCTGGTATCCCGAGGAGAACCCGTGA
- a CDS encoding SIS domain-containing protein: MNPELYLADLEAKPAALATLAATLEEADPFEGLPPGVERVLFLGMGSSRYAAGVAALRLRAAGIDAYADYASAAATYPATPGTLVVTISATGGSRETLDAAARYAGSPAFTVAVTNVPGSPVTEGARLVVPLHAGEERGGVSCRTFQHTLALLLALESRLTGARRDVPALVRRAAEATADLLDRRDAWLPAALELLDGPHGVYAVAPAERLSSAEQSALMVREGPRRPADACETGDWAHVDVYLTKTLDYRALLFPGSRYDAQAMEWVRQRGSTVLAVGGEVEGARGTIRYRHDDDAEAALLTETLVAELVAARWWSAVAG; this comes from the coding sequence GTGAACCCCGAGCTGTACCTGGCCGACCTGGAGGCCAAGCCCGCCGCCCTCGCCACCCTGGCCGCGACGCTGGAGGAGGCCGACCCGTTCGAGGGGCTCCCGCCGGGTGTCGAGCGGGTGCTGTTCCTCGGCATGGGCAGCTCCCGGTACGCCGCCGGGGTCGCTGCCCTGCGGCTGCGGGCCGCCGGGATCGACGCCTACGCCGACTACGCCTCGGCCGCCGCCACGTACCCGGCCACGCCCGGCACGCTGGTCGTGACGATCTCGGCGACGGGCGGCAGCCGCGAGACCCTCGACGCCGCCGCCCGCTACGCCGGCTCCCCGGCGTTCACGGTCGCGGTCACGAACGTCCCCGGCTCCCCCGTCACCGAGGGCGCCCGCCTGGTCGTCCCGCTGCACGCCGGTGAGGAGCGCGGCGGGGTGTCCTGCCGGACGTTCCAGCACACGCTCGCGCTGCTGCTCGCCCTGGAGTCGCGGCTCACGGGGGCGCGCCGCGACGTGCCCGCCCTCGTCCGGCGCGCCGCCGAGGCCACCGCCGACCTGCTGGACCGCCGCGACGCCTGGCTGCCCGCGGCACTGGAGCTGCTGGACGGTCCGCACGGCGTCTACGCCGTTGCCCCCGCCGAGCGCCTGTCGTCGGCGGAGCAGTCGGCGCTCATGGTGCGCGAGGGGCCGCGCCGCCCGGCCGACGCGTGCGAGACGGGCGACTGGGCGCACGTGGACGTCTACCTCACCAAGACGCTCGACTACCGGGCGCTGCTCTTCCCCGGCTCCCGCTACGACGCGCAGGCCATGGAGTGGGTACGGCAGCGCGGCTCCACGGTGCTCGCCGTGGGCGGCGAGGTGGAGGGGGCCAGGGGGACGATCCGCTACCGGCACGACGACGACGCCGAGGCCGCCCTGCTGACCGAGACGCTGGTGGCAGAGCTGGTGGCCGCCCGGTGGTGGTCGGCCGTGGCGGGGTGA
- a CDS encoding DUF742 domain-containing protein yields the protein MASWHDGEPEPERSSLVRMYAVTGGRTAPRSGLAMEALVSSATSAQLGLAYPREFRAISELCRQVRSVAEVSALLAIPLGVARVLVADMEAEGLVRVYQPQHEAGRPDTRLLERVLTGLRRL from the coding sequence TTGGCATCATGGCATGACGGCGAGCCGGAGCCCGAGCGCAGCTCGCTGGTCCGGATGTACGCCGTCACCGGGGGGCGCACGGCGCCGCGCAGCGGGCTTGCCATGGAGGCGCTCGTCTCGTCGGCCACGTCGGCCCAGCTCGGCCTGGCCTACCCCAGGGAGTTCCGGGCGATCAGCGAGTTGTGCCGCCAGGTGCGGTCGGTGGCGGAGGTGTCCGCGCTACTGGCCATCCCGCTGGGCGTGGCCAGGGTGCTGGTGGCGGACATGGAGGCCGAGGGGCTCGTCCGGGTCTACCAGCCGCAGCACGAGGCCGGCCGGCCGGACACACGCCTGCTCGAACGGGTCCTCACCGGCCTGCGCCGTCTCTGA
- a CDS encoding sensor histidine kinase: MSTQSDVRQAHGGSWRLRNWRVRARLVALILVPTAAAVLLGGAQVFASIGAAADYDRTNQLARLSEQVGGLTHALSAERAQVAWYIARGRPAGGLRAVRERTSEVDESIQQVRNGADQLRGAVTGRTADQLEAMVSRFGDLGGLRDQALDGDLLPAAAVDLYTTILRDLLSIHTELVKGSQDDELFRQTRMLDALARAKESVSVQQALVATVLVAGAFDAQQLQGFLGEISREQAERRRFAAEATAAERRFFDETVNGRSADRMLFLRELVLIRATAGQPLRGLDLAKRDDAREWSDAAGVIVDAMRTVERRQAAGIVARSQALSAAEQQRAYVIAAAVLALLVAVLLITTGVARSLVRPLRRLRGEALEIAGHRLPQFVQRLREARDGAVEVEIPPIGIFSRDEVGEVARAFDEVHREAVRLAGDEARLRSNVNAMFVNLSRRSQTLVERQLTLIERLERGERDDTRLGDLFKLDHLATRMRRNSENLLVLAGQEAARKWSQPVELHDVVRAALGEVESYDRVSIQVRSEAAIVGQAVTDVVHLLAELVENAVSFSSSDTKVIVSSNHIDGGGLMLAVTDHGIGMTPEELAQANHRLANPPVVDVSVSRRMGLFVVGRLALRHSIRVQLRRQDVGGLTAMVLLPETLLTPMPGAMPPAAAQGPAQVPMQSSVQVPMQGPRHGPRHGSPHGPVDGPRQGPPYAPEHGGAPDLVSSPSETSPYAPMALVPTPSMPGYGHPSFDGVAPGEESSWFTTDHTHSVELPMPAPEATDDFLPVYSSMESSSWFSKPSATPDQRDQTWSSPADSGWQAADAAGEPVRGGTTSSGLPKRTPKANLVPGSAAPAGSAAPAAPAGPPLVSPDRLRSRLASYQQGVRKGRAELQEDA; the protein is encoded by the coding sequence GTGAGTACACAATCAGACGTGCGGCAGGCGCACGGGGGGAGCTGGCGCCTGCGCAACTGGCGGGTCCGCGCCCGCCTCGTCGCCCTCATCCTCGTCCCGACCGCCGCGGCCGTCCTGCTCGGCGGCGCGCAGGTCTTCGCCTCGATCGGCGCCGCGGCCGACTACGACCGCACCAACCAGCTCGCCCGGCTGTCGGAGCAGGTGGGCGGGCTCACCCACGCGCTGTCGGCGGAGCGGGCCCAGGTCGCCTGGTACATCGCCCGGGGTCGTCCCGCCGGCGGGCTGCGCGCCGTGCGCGAGCGCACGTCCGAGGTGGACGAGTCGATCCAGCAGGTCAGAAACGGCGCCGACCAGTTGCGGGGCGCGGTCACGGGCCGCACCGCCGACCAGCTCGAGGCCATGGTCAGCAGGTTCGGCGACCTCGGCGGCCTGCGCGACCAGGCGCTCGACGGCGACCTGCTGCCCGCGGCGGCCGTGGACCTGTACACGACGATCCTCCGCGACCTGCTGTCCATCCACACCGAGCTGGTCAAGGGCAGCCAGGACGACGAGCTGTTCCGCCAGACCCGCATGCTCGACGCGCTCGCCCGCGCCAAGGAGAGCGTCTCGGTGCAGCAGGCCCTGGTCGCCACCGTCCTGGTGGCGGGCGCCTTCGACGCCCAGCAGCTCCAGGGCTTCCTCGGCGAGATCTCGCGCGAGCAGGCCGAGCGCAGGCGCTTCGCCGCCGAGGCCACCGCCGCCGAGCGCCGCTTCTTCGACGAGACCGTCAACGGCCGCTCCGCCGACCGCATGCTGTTCCTGCGCGAGCTGGTGCTGATCCGGGCCACGGCCGGGCAGCCGCTGCGCGGCCTCGACCTCGCCAAGCGCGACGACGCGCGCGAATGGTCCGACGCGGCCGGCGTGATCGTCGACGCGATGCGGACGGTCGAGCGTCGCCAGGCCGCCGGCATCGTCGCCCGCAGCCAGGCGCTCAGCGCGGCCGAGCAGCAGCGCGCCTACGTCATCGCCGCGGCCGTGCTCGCGCTCCTCGTGGCCGTCCTGCTGATCACGACCGGCGTGGCCAGGTCGCTGGTACGCCCCCTGCGACGGCTGCGCGGCGAGGCCCTGGAGATCGCCGGGCACCGGCTGCCGCAGTTCGTCCAGCGGCTGCGCGAGGCCCGCGACGGCGCGGTGGAGGTGGAGATCCCGCCGATCGGCATCTTCTCCCGGGACGAGGTCGGCGAGGTGGCGCGCGCCTTCGACGAGGTCCACCGCGAGGCCGTACGGCTGGCGGGCGACGAGGCCAGGCTCCGCTCGAACGTCAACGCGATGTTCGTCAACCTGTCACGGCGCAGCCAGACCCTGGTCGAGCGGCAGCTCACGCTCATCGAACGGCTGGAGCGCGGCGAGCGCGACGACACCAGGCTGGGCGACCTGTTCAAGCTCGACCACCTGGCCACCCGCATGCGCCGCAACAGCGAGAACCTCCTGGTCCTCGCCGGCCAGGAGGCCGCGCGCAAGTGGAGCCAGCCGGTCGAGCTGCACGACGTCGTCCGCGCGGCGCTCGGCGAGGTCGAGAGCTACGACCGCGTGAGCATCCAGGTGCGCTCGGAGGCCGCCATCGTCGGCCAGGCGGTCACGGACGTCGTGCACCTGCTCGCCGAGCTGGTGGAGAACGCCGTCTCGTTCTCCTCCAGCGACACCAAGGTCATCGTCTCCAGCAACCACATCGACGGCGGCGGGCTGATGCTCGCGGTCACCGACCACGGCATCGGGATGACGCCGGAGGAGCTCGCCCAGGCCAACCACCGCCTGGCGAACCCGCCCGTCGTGGACGTGTCCGTGTCCCGCCGGATGGGCCTGTTCGTGGTCGGCCGGCTGGCGCTGCGGCACAGCATCCGGGTCCAGCTCCGCCGCCAGGACGTGGGCGGGCTGACCGCGATGGTGCTCCTGCCGGAGACGCTGCTCACGCCGATGCCCGGGGCCATGCCCCCGGCGGCCGCCCAAGGCCCGGCACAGGTCCCGATGCAAAGTTCGGTGCAGGTCCCGATGCAGGGTCCCCGGCACGGCCCCAGGCACGGTTCGCCGCACGGGCCCGTCGACGGCCCGAGGCAGGGGCCGCCGTACGCCCCCGAGCACGGCGGCGCGCCCGACCTGGTGAGCAGCCCCTCCGAGACCTCGCCCTACGCGCCCATGGCGCTGGTCCCCACCCCGTCGATGCCCGGCTACGGGCACCCGTCGTTCGACGGCGTCGCCCCCGGCGAGGAGTCGTCCTGGTTCACCACGGACCACACGCACTCGGTCGAGCTGCCGATGCCCGCCCCCGAGGCGACGGACGACTTCCTGCCGGTCTACTCCTCCATGGAGTCGAGCAGTTGGTTCAGCAAGCCGTCGGCCACCCCCGACCAGCGCGACCAGACCTGGTCGTCGCCGGCCGACAGCGGGTGGCAGGCCGCCGACGCGGCCGGCGAGCCGGTGCGCGGTGGCACCACGTCCTCCGGGCTGCCCAAGCGGACGCCGAAGGCCAACCTGGTGCCCGGTTCGGCGGCGCCCGCTGGGTCCGCCGCGCCCGCCGCGCCCGCCGGACCGCCCCTGGTGTCGCCGGACCGGCTGCGCAGCAGGCTGGCCAGCTACCAGCAGGGCGTCCGCAAGGGCCGTGCCGAGCTGCAGGAGGACGCGTGA
- a CDS encoding quaternary amine ABC transporter ATP-binding protein: protein MGDSPDSAAIEVDGLWKIFGPKAERVLEREDRFLDPAALRERTGCTAAVRDVGFTVRPGEVFVVMGLSGSGKSTLVRCLIRLIEPTAGRIRIDGEDIGQASPARLRDIRRHQVSMVFQHFGLLPHRRVIDNVAYGLEIQGMARAARHARAAEILSLVGLDGHAGSYPDQLSGGMQQRVGLARALAVDPRVMLFDEPFSALDPLIRRDMQAEVIRLHREVGKTMVFITHDLSEALKLGERIAIMRDGRIVQVGTPEELVGAPADDYVADFVRDVPRSHVLTLRWICRDPEPGEPLDGPELPAATLVKDAIAAASASSRPIRVVDGDRLAGVVDRVDLLTFLSGVSDHGTDTGQVRASA from the coding sequence GTGGGGGATTCTCCCGACAGTGCGGCCATCGAGGTCGACGGGCTGTGGAAGATCTTCGGCCCGAAGGCGGAACGGGTGCTGGAACGCGAGGACAGGTTCCTCGACCCCGCCGCGCTGCGCGAGAGGACCGGCTGCACCGCCGCCGTCAGGGACGTCGGCTTCACCGTGCGGCCCGGCGAGGTGTTCGTGGTCATGGGCCTGTCGGGCAGCGGCAAGTCGACCCTGGTCCGCTGCCTCATCCGGCTGATCGAGCCGACGGCCGGGCGGATCAGGATCGACGGCGAGGACATCGGCCAGGCCTCCCCCGCGCGGTTACGCGACATCCGGCGCCACCAGGTCAGCATGGTGTTCCAGCACTTCGGCCTGCTGCCGCACCGGCGGGTGATCGACAACGTCGCCTACGGCCTGGAGATCCAGGGCATGGCCAGGGCGGCCCGGCACGCCAGGGCCGCGGAGATCCTGTCGCTCGTCGGCCTCGACGGCCACGCCGGGTCCTACCCCGACCAGCTCTCCGGCGGCATGCAGCAGCGGGTCGGCCTGGCCAGGGCGCTGGCCGTCGATCCCCGCGTCATGCTGTTCGACGAGCCGTTCAGCGCGCTCGACCCGCTGATCCGCCGCGACATGCAGGCCGAGGTGATCCGGCTGCACCGCGAGGTCGGCAAGACCATGGTCTTCATCACCCATGACCTGTCGGAGGCGCTCAAGCTGGGCGAGCGCATCGCGATCATGCGGGACGGGCGGATCGTGCAGGTCGGCACCCCGGAGGAGCTCGTCGGCGCCCCCGCCGACGACTACGTGGCCGACTTCGTCCGCGACGTGCCCCGCAGCCACGTGCTGACGCTGCGCTGGATCTGCCGCGACCCCGAGCCCGGCGAACCGCTCGACGGCCCCGAACTGCCCGCCGCCACGCTGGTCAAGGACGCCATCGCCGCGGCCTCGGCCTCCTCCCGCCCCATCAGGGTCGTCGACGGCGACCGGCTGGCGGGGGTGGTGGACCGGGTGGACCTGCTCACCTTCCTGTCAGGCGTCTCGGACCACGGCACGGACACCGGTCAGGTCCGGGCGAGCGCATGA
- a CDS encoding ABC transporter permease, with protein sequence MSTAAVSTPSRPHLPRWAAPAGVAVLFAVAYLAFRGTATLPHDDEAAPFVAITELRERVDANKNSSPLFLYFVNYVRLLVGSIYVAFAGALHGLGWPGLIGLMGAVGWAAGGWRVGLLGVAGFAGFGMLGVWESSVDTLALVGTAVLLSLLAGLPLGVWAGRSPRLRRALNPVLDVMQIMPTFAYLAPMVLFFQIGAPAGAIATMIYAIPPAIRITALAIDQVSPTAVEASASLGATGWQTLRKVHLPLARSTMTLAVNQTIMMALSMVVIANLISAPGLGSDIIRGLSRQNVGIMLPAGLAIVVMAVVLDRTTMAAARGRGGDGRLPSGRGLGRARVAGATVLAAAGVGLTYVLPAQWPAGWVLPMAGPVNDAVRWAETTWYDVTESVKNVTSEIVLNPLQGLLTSAPWWLVAAAVALVAWWASGLRPALTALGCLLAIALLGLWEHSMVTLSMVVVAVLAVLGVGLVLGVAAARSPRFSAVQRPLLDAAQTLPSFVYLLPALALFGPTKFTAIFASVIYAAPPVVRLVEEGIRGVPPTVVEAALSAGSTPGQLLRKVQLPMARESILLAANQGIVLTLAMVVLGALVGGGALGYDVVSGFSQRTDFGMGFAAGVAIVLLGIMLDRITQGADRRPSPHRRMS encoded by the coding sequence ATGAGCACCGCGGCCGTCTCCACCCCCTCCCGCCCGCACCTGCCGAGGTGGGCCGCACCCGCCGGGGTCGCCGTCCTGTTCGCCGTCGCCTACCTGGCCTTCCGCGGCACGGCGACGCTGCCCCACGACGACGAGGCCGCGCCGTTCGTGGCGATCACCGAGCTGCGCGAGAGGGTGGACGCCAACAAGAACTCCAGCCCGCTCTTCCTCTACTTCGTCAACTACGTCCGCCTGCTGGTCGGCTCGATCTACGTCGCCTTCGCCGGAGCGCTGCACGGGCTCGGCTGGCCGGGACTGATCGGTCTCATGGGCGCCGTGGGCTGGGCGGCCGGCGGCTGGCGGGTCGGCCTGCTGGGCGTGGCCGGCTTCGCCGGGTTCGGCATGCTGGGCGTGTGGGAGTCGAGCGTGGACACGCTCGCCCTGGTCGGCACGGCGGTGCTGCTGTCGCTGCTGGCCGGTCTGCCGCTGGGCGTGTGGGCGGGGCGCTCGCCCCGGCTGCGCCGGGCGCTCAACCCGGTGCTGGACGTCATGCAGATCATGCCGACGTTCGCCTACCTGGCGCCGATGGTGCTGTTCTTCCAGATCGGCGCGCCCGCGGGCGCGATCGCCACCATGATCTACGCGATCCCGCCGGCCATCCGCATCACGGCGCTGGCCATCGACCAGGTCTCCCCCACCGCCGTCGAGGCGTCCGCCTCGCTCGGCGCGACAGGCTGGCAGACGCTGCGCAAGGTGCACCTGCCGCTGGCCCGCTCGACGATGACGCTGGCGGTCAACCAGACCATCATGATGGCGCTGTCGATGGTGGTCATCGCCAACCTCATCTCCGCGCCCGGCCTGGGCTCCGACATCATCCGCGGCCTGTCGCGCCAGAACGTCGGCATCATGCTCCCCGCCGGGCTGGCGATCGTCGTCATGGCGGTGGTGTTGGACCGGACCACGATGGCCGCGGCGCGGGGGCGGGGCGGCGACGGGCGGCTCCCGTCCGGGCGGGGCCTCGGCCGTGCGCGGGTGGCGGGCGCCACCGTGCTCGCGGCGGCGGGGGTCGGGCTGACGTACGTCCTGCCCGCCCAGTGGCCGGCCGGCTGGGTGCTGCCGATGGCCGGCCCGGTCAACGACGCGGTGCGGTGGGCCGAGACCACCTGGTACGACGTCACCGAGTCGGTCAAGAACGTGACGAGCGAGATCGTGCTCAACCCGCTGCAGGGCCTGCTCACCTCGGCGCCGTGGTGGCTGGTGGCCGCCGCCGTCGCGCTGGTCGCCTGGTGGGCGAGCGGGCTGCGGCCGGCGCTCACGGCGCTCGGCTGCCTGCTGGCGATCGCGCTGCTGGGCCTGTGGGAGCACAGCATGGTCACGCTGTCCATGGTGGTCGTCGCCGTGCTGGCCGTGCTCGGCGTCGGCCTCGTGCTGGGCGTGGCGGCGGCCCGCTCGCCGCGCTTCTCGGCCGTGCAGCGGCCGCTGCTGGACGCGGCCCAGACCCTGCCGTCGTTCGTCTACCTGCTGCCCGCGTTGGCGCTGTTCGGGCCCACCAAGTTCACCGCGATCTTCGCCTCGGTGATCTACGCGGCGCCGCCCGTGGTCCGGCTGGTCGAGGAGGGCATCCGCGGGGTGCCGCCCACGGTGGTCGAGGCCGCGCTGTCGGCGGGCTCCACGCCCGGCCAGCTGCTGCGCAAGGTGCAGCTCCCGATGGCCCGCGAGTCGATCCTGCTGGCCGCCAACCAGGGCATCGTGCTCACCCTCGCCATGGTCGTGCTCGGCGCGCTCGTCGGCGGCGGGGCGCTCGGCTACGACGTGGTCTCCGGTTTCTCCCAGCGCACCGACTTCGGCATGGGCTTCGCCGCGGGAGTGGCGATCGTCCTGCTCGGCATCATGCTCGACCGCATCACGCAGGGCGCCGACAGGCGTCCCTCCCCCCACCGAAGGATGTCCTGA